The sequence AAATCCCGGAGGAGCATGAGGACGGCGGTCGTCAAAATGTGGGTGAGTGTGCTTTTGCGGTCGTGATTCCTTCAACCCTTTCCAGAAACAAATTTCTCTCTTACAATCACACCAATTTCTCAATTCCTGGTTTCAGTCGCTGAAAATCAGCCCGTTGAAACCGCACCAAAAACCACGGCACAGATGTCGCCTGCATCTCGGCTAGAAAAGGCTAGAACCCGAAGCAGACGTGTGGCCTTGCTTAGCACCGTGGCAGAAAAGATGttgtctcaggcagagagagaggagaacaacaatgccaaggaaagaaaacagacatTGACGGAGAGCCGAGAGTGGCGCATGCAATTTCTGGAAGCGGAGCAGAGAAGGCATGAGGACACTATGAGGGAGGCACAAGAAGACAGAAAGGCTTTCATTGAGGCGCAGCAGCAGAACTTTGAGGGCATCAACAGAGCGGTCAGTGCCTTAAGCTCCCTAACCGAAATTTTGCTGGGGGGAAACCGTGAGCAGAGTCACCAAGCCATGCCAGGACCATCATGTGGAAGGGGAAGTGTGCATAGATCTTCACAGGAGAACCCACCCAGAAAGAGGTGCCGTGTGATTAAACCCAGCAAGAAATTTGATTTGTGAAAAACCTTTGAAATGTGAAATATCACTCCTTTCTGGGGAAGTTGAGCAGGGCATGGGCCACGGCCAAAttcatttcccctttcccttttttcactCTCCCACACACCCGCTGAGAGTGTGGAATTGCCTGGATCAACCCATCACAGCCCCAGGGACACAAaattggaggagggaagaggaggagaggcaggggGAAACAACAACTCAATTGCATTGAGTCATCAGAAAAGGGAGATTGTTTGGTCCCGGTCACTTCATGTGAAAGTTGACTTCggcaataaataaacatttcagaTAG is a genomic window of Eublepharis macularius isolate TG4126 chromosome 1, MPM_Emac_v1.0, whole genome shotgun sequence containing:
- the LOC129341479 gene encoding uncharacterized protein LOC129341479; translation: MFLPGAASDQEQLMEACDGGEVGEEDSDLTQVDEIPEEHEDGGRQNVVAENQPVETAPKTTAQMSPASRLEKARTRSRRVALLSTVAEKMLSQAEREENNNAKERKQTLTESREWRMQFLEAEQRRHEDTMREAQEDRKAFIEAQQQNFEGINRAVSALSSLTEILLGGNREQSHQAMPGPSCGRGSVHRSSQENPPRKRCRVIKPSKKFDL